From Thalassococcus sp. S3, one genomic window encodes:
- the nuoN gene encoding NADH-quinone oxidoreductase subunit NuoN: MLQADLAIILPEILLSVFAMLGLIGAVYTSKDAMAPALVWLTSAAMLAIAAGIGLTGGGTNVAFGGMFIDDGFSRFAKVVILVSAAAVLLMSQDYMARRDLLRFEYPLLVALAAVGMMMMVSAGDLMALYMGLELQSLALYVVASLRRDNVKSTEAGLKYFVLGALSSGLLLYGASLVYGYSGTTLFSGIIQTAQQGEVSLGLLFGLIFLISGLAFKVSAVPFHMWTPDVYEGSPTPVTAFFATAPKVAAMALFARVMHDAFGAVVADWSQVVAMISVLSMFLGAVAAIGQSNIKRLMAYSSIAHMGYALMGLASGTVFGVQAMLVYMAIYVTMNIGTFAFILMMEKDGQPVTDIAALNMYSRREPGKALAMLVLLFSLAGVPPMLGFFGKFYVLRAAYEGGLVWLAIAGVIASVIGAFYYLRIVYYMYFGEEGQDELETGGNPILAGFLMASAAIMVLGIINMFGVEGAAASAAATLVN, encoded by the coding sequence ATGCTGCAAGCGGATCTCGCGATCATCCTGCCGGAAATCCTGCTGTCGGTCTTTGCCATGCTGGGACTGATCGGGGCGGTTTATACGTCGAAAGACGCGATGGCGCCGGCCTTGGTCTGGCTGACCAGTGCTGCGATGCTGGCCATTGCAGCAGGCATCGGGCTGACCGGGGGCGGCACCAACGTGGCCTTCGGCGGCATGTTCATCGACGACGGCTTTTCGCGCTTTGCAAAGGTCGTGATCCTGGTATCCGCCGCCGCCGTCCTGCTGATGAGCCAGGATTACATGGCGCGCCGGGATCTTTTGCGCTTTGAATATCCGCTGCTCGTCGCGCTGGCCGCCGTCGGCATGATGATGATGGTGAGCGCCGGAGACCTCATGGCGCTCTATATGGGTCTTGAGCTGCAATCGCTCGCCCTTTACGTCGTCGCCTCTCTGCGCCGGGACAATGTGAAATCGACCGAGGCAGGCCTTAAGTACTTTGTGCTGGGCGCCTTGTCCTCTGGTTTGCTGCTTTACGGCGCGTCGCTGGTTTATGGCTATTCCGGAACCACGCTCTTTTCAGGCATCATCCAGACCGCTCAACAGGGCGAGGTCTCCCTTGGGCTGCTCTTTGGTTTGATCTTCCTTATTTCTGGCCTGGCTTTCAAGGTGTCTGCGGTTCCGTTCCATATGTGGACACCGGATGTCTACGAGGGCTCTCCGACGCCGGTGACCGCCTTCTTTGCAACAGCCCCCAAGGTTGCCGCCATGGCGCTTTTCGCACGCGTGATGCATGACGCCTTTGGCGCTGTCGTCGCCGATTGGAGCCAGGTCGTCGCGATGATCTCGGTCCTGTCGATGTTTCTGGGCGCCGTCGCCGCGATCGGGCAGAGCAACATCAAACGGCTGATGGCCTATTCCTCGATTGCACATATGGGCTATGCGCTGATGGGTCTGGCATCGGGCACGGTTTTTGGCGTACAGGCGATGCTCGTCTATATGGCGATCTACGTTACGATGAATATCGGCACCTTCGCCTTCATTCTGATGATGGAAAAGGACGGCCAGCCCGTCACCGATATCGCCGCGCTCAACATGTATTCGAGGCGGGAGCCTGGAAAGGCATTGGCGATGCTGGTGCTTCTCTTCTCGCTGGCCGGCGTGCCCCCGATGCTGGGCTTTTTCGGCAAGTTCTACGTGCTGCGGGCAGCTTATGAAGGGGGCCTCGTCTGGCTGGCCATCGCAGGGGTGATCGCCTCGGTCATCGGGGCATTCTACTACCTGCGTATCGTCTATTACATGTATTTCGGCGAAGAGGGGCAAGACGAACTGGAGACGGGCGGCAATCCGATACTGGCCGGTTTCCTCATGGCCTCTGCCGCGATCATGGTTCTGGGCATCATCAACATGTTCGGGGTCGAGGGCGCGGCAGCGTCCGCGGCGGCGACGCTTGTCAACTAG
- a CDS encoding biotin--[acetyl-CoA-carboxylase] ligase — protein MTDWPQGYGRRVLERVDSTLDEAARLAPDLSGPEWILAHHQTAARGRRGRAWRFPKGNFAATLVMHPKGSPAQAALRSFTISLALYDACVALTGRPEVFALKWPNDVLLNGGKLAGILLESMSQPGAGVTLFIGVGVNLVEAPDPGEVEEGAVRPVSLLSETGARVEPEMLLTLLASAFDRYESQFRAYGFAPIRTAWLSRAARLGEVVTARTGASETTGTFETVDETGALVLKTAKGRVSIPAADVYF, from the coding sequence ATGACGGACTGGCCCCAGGGCTATGGGCGGCGCGTTCTGGAGCGTGTAGACAGCACGCTAGATGAAGCCGCGCGCCTCGCGCCGGATTTGAGCGGCCCGGAATGGATCCTTGCGCATCATCAGACTGCCGCCCGTGGACGGCGAGGGCGGGCATGGCGCTTTCCAAAAGGCAATTTCGCGGCGACCCTTGTGATGCACCCCAAAGGGAGCCCGGCACAAGCGGCCCTGCGGAGCTTCACGATTTCACTTGCGCTTTACGATGCCTGCGTGGCTCTGACGGGTCGGCCGGAGGTTTTCGCGCTCAAATGGCCCAATGATGTGTTGCTGAATGGCGGCAAACTTGCCGGTATCCTGCTTGAAAGCATGTCGCAGCCAGGCGCAGGCGTGACACTCTTTATCGGTGTGGGGGTCAACCTGGTCGAGGCGCCGGATCCCGGAGAGGTCGAGGAGGGTGCGGTGCGTCCTGTCTCGCTTTTGTCTGAAACCGGCGCGCGGGTCGAACCCGAGATGTTGCTGACCTTGCTGGCCAGCGCCTTTGATCGGTATGAGAGCCAGTTTCGCGCTTACGGGTTCGCGCCAATCCGCACCGCGTGGCTGAGCCGCGCGGCCAGGTTGGGGGAGGTGGTCACCGCGCGAACCGGCGCGTCCGAGACAACGGGCACATTCGAGACAGTGGACGAGACCGGCGCGCTTGTCTTAAAGACAGCCAAGGGTCGCGTCAGCATCCCCGCGGCCGACGTCTATTTCTAA
- a CDS encoding type III pantothenate kinase, whose amino-acid sequence MLLAIDCGNTNTVFSIWDGTEFLCTLRTSTHHARTADAYFTWFSTLIKHYGIEPDITDVIISSTVPRVVFNLRVFADRFFNCRPLVVGKPECLLPNPPRVDEGTQVGPDRLVNAAGAFDRHGGNLIVVDFGTATTFDVVDVDGAYVGGVIAPGVNLSLEALHMAAAALPHVDISKPQRVVGTNTVACMQSGVFWGYVGLVREVCARIKAERAQQMNVVSTGGLAPLFQQTETLFDSFEEDLTMHGLTVIHQYNKENT is encoded by the coding sequence ATGCTTCTGGCCATTGACTGCGGCAATACCAACACCGTGTTCTCGATCTGGGACGGGACGGAGTTTTTGTGCACGTTGCGCACCTCCACCCATCACGCGCGCACGGCGGATGCTTATTTCACCTGGTTCTCGACCCTGATCAAGCATTACGGGATCGAACCGGATATCACCGATGTGATCATCTCTTCGACGGTGCCGCGGGTGGTCTTTAACCTGCGCGTCTTTGCCGACCGGTTCTTCAATTGCCGCCCGCTGGTGGTGGGCAAACCTGAATGCCTGCTCCCGAACCCGCCGCGCGTAGACGAGGGCACGCAGGTTGGGCCGGACCGGCTGGTGAATGCGGCAGGCGCCTTTGATCGGCATGGGGGCAACCTGATCGTGGTTGATTTCGGCACCGCGACCACCTTCGACGTTGTCGATGTGGACGGGGCCTATGTGGGCGGTGTGATTGCACCTGGCGTGAACCTGAGCCTTGAGGCGCTGCACATGGCTGCGGCGGCCCTGCCGCATGTGGACATCTCCAAGCCGCAGCGCGTGGTGGGCACAAATACGGTGGCCTGCATGCAATCAGGTGTCTTCTGGGGCTATGTCGGTCTGGTGCGCGAGGTCTGCGCCCGGATCAAGGCGGAACGCGCGCAGCAGATGAACGTGGTCTCGACCGGGGGGCTCGCGCCATTGTTCCAGCAGACCGAGACGCTATTTGACAGTTTCGAAGAAGATTTGACGATGCACGGTCTGACCGTGATCCATCAATATAACAAGGAAAATACTTAG
- a CDS encoding ribonuclease J: MSSERLIYLPLGGAGEIGMNAYIYGYGKPDQERLILVDLGVTFPDMDGTPGVDLILPDISWLKERADRLEGIFITHAHEDHVGAVAHFYDALGAPIYARAFTANIARRKMGEHGHPEDAVRTVSPWPETVKVGALTVSFLPISHSIPESGALVIDSPAGRVIHSGDFKLDPTPVVGEPFNPELWEEVCKTGVRALICDSTNVFSPNPGRSEIEVGPEIEKLVADASGMVVATTFASNVARLKTLAEAGERAGRSIVLLGRAMRRMIEAAVETGVLADFPKVVSAEDAREIPRENLMLLVTGSQGERRAASAQLARGKYQGLEMKEGDLFLFSSKTIPGNERGVIRIINQFSEMGVDVVDDSSGRYHVSGHANRPDLQRMHTVVKPQMLIPMHGEHRHLREHAKLAEAGGIQSVVSVNGMMLDLTGNAPKVADYIETGRTYLDGSIQVGALDGVVRDRIRMALNGHVTVTVILDEDDEPLGEPWCEIKGLAETGSSTASLVEILEEDLNQFMMRAGAKTLRDDDDLEEALRRIVRQTCQSELGKRPEVTTVISRMR; this comes from the coding sequence ATGAGCAGTGAAAGACTGATCTACCTGCCCCTTGGCGGGGCGGGTGAAATCGGCATGAATGCCTATATTTACGGATATGGAAAACCCGATCAAGAACGCCTGATCCTGGTGGATCTGGGCGTCACCTTTCCCGATATGGACGGGACGCCGGGCGTAGATCTCATCTTGCCCGATATCAGCTGGCTGAAAGAGCGCGCGGACCGGCTTGAGGGGATCTTCATCACCCATGCGCATGAAGATCATGTGGGGGCGGTGGCCCATTTCTACGACGCGCTTGGCGCGCCGATCTATGCACGGGCCTTCACCGCCAACATCGCAAGGCGGAAGATGGGAGAGCATGGACATCCCGAAGACGCGGTGCGCACTGTGTCCCCCTGGCCTGAAACGGTGAAGGTGGGGGCGCTGACGGTGTCGTTCCTTCCGATCTCTCATTCCATCCCGGAAAGCGGGGCGCTGGTCATCGACAGTCCCGCGGGGCGGGTGATCCATTCCGGTGATTTCAAGCTCGACCCGACCCCCGTGGTGGGCGAGCCCTTCAATCCGGAGCTCTGGGAGGAGGTTTGCAAAACCGGCGTGCGTGCGCTGATTTGCGACAGCACGAACGTTTTCTCCCCCAATCCCGGCCGGTCCGAGATCGAGGTCGGCCCTGAGATCGAGAAGCTGGTCGCCGATGCAAGCGGGATGGTGGTGGCAACCACCTTTGCCAGCAATGTCGCGCGCCTGAAGACATTGGCCGAAGCAGGCGAGAGGGCGGGCCGCTCCATCGTGCTTTTGGGTCGCGCCATGCGTCGGATGATCGAAGCGGCGGTGGAAACAGGGGTCTTGGCGGATTTCCCCAAGGTCGTGAGTGCGGAGGATGCACGCGAGATCCCCCGGGAGAACCTGATGTTGCTGGTCACCGGCAGTCAGGGCGAACGCCGGGCGGCCAGCGCGCAACTGGCGCGGGGCAAGTATCAGGGGCTTGAGATGAAGGAGGGGGACCTGTTCCTTTTCTCTTCCAAGACAATCCCGGGCAACGAACGCGGCGTGATCCGCATTATCAACCAGTTCAGCGAAATGGGTGTGGACGTGGTTGATGACAGTTCGGGAAGATATCACGTGTCCGGACACGCGAACCGGCCTGATCTTCAGCGGATGCATACGGTCGTCAAACCGCAGATGCTGATCCCGATGCATGGCGAACACCGGCATCTGCGGGAGCATGCAAAGCTGGCAGAGGCCGGTGGCATCCAGAGCGTCGTGTCGGTGAACGGTATGATGTTGGATCTGACGGGGAACGCGCCCAAGGTGGCGGATTATATCGAGACGGGGCGAACCTACCTCGACGGAAGCATTCAGGTCGGAGCTTTGGACGGCGTTGTGCGAGACAGGATCCGCATGGCGCTGAACGGCCACGTCACTGTGACGGTCATACTTGATGAGGACGACGAACCTCTGGGTGAGCCTTGGTGTGAGATCAAGGGGCTTGCCGAAACGGGCAGCAGCACTGCGTCTTTGGTCGAGATCTTAGAGGAAGATCTCAACCAGTTCATGATGCGTGCCGGCGCGAAGACACTCCGGGATGATGACGATCTCGAAGAAGCCCTGCGCCGTATTGTGCGCCAGACATGCCAGAGTGAGTTGGGAAAACGGCCGGAAGTGACGACTGTGATCAGTCGGATGCGCTAA
- a CDS encoding DEAD/DEAH box helicase translates to MTKFSDLNLNPKVLKAIEEAGYETPTPIQAGAIPPALEGRDVLGIAQTGTGKTASFTLPMITLLARGRARARMPRSLVLCPTRELAAQVAENFDTYTKHLKLTKALLIGGVSFKEQDALIDRGVDVLIATPGRLLDHFERGKLLLTGVQIMVVDEADRMLDMGFIPDIERIFNLTPFTRQTLFFSATMAPEIERITNTFLSGPERIEVARQATTSETIEQGVVLFKASRKDREGSEKRRLLRALIDAEGDACTNAIIFCNRKTDVDIVAKSLKKYGYDAAPIHGDLDQSQRMKTLDGFRDGSLRFLVASDVAARGLDVPSVSHVFNFDVPGHAEDYVHRIGRTGRAGRDGKAVMICVPRDEKNLDDIERLVQKEIPRLENPVQARPEKKDDKRKRDPARAAANDADAPDTSERKSRRGRSRGEDGRTKVVGMGDHLPSFIALSFEERRAS, encoded by the coding sequence ATGACAAAATTTTCTGATCTGAACCTGAATCCAAAGGTTTTGAAGGCCATTGAAGAGGCCGGATACGAAACGCCGACCCCAATCCAGGCGGGCGCCATCCCCCCGGCCCTGGAAGGCCGTGATGTGCTTGGTATCGCCCAGACGGGAACTGGCAAGACAGCCAGCTTCACGCTGCCGATGATCACCCTCTTGGCGCGGGGTCGCGCGCGAGCACGCATGCCCCGAAGCTTGGTGCTTTGCCCGACCCGCGAGTTGGCCGCTCAGGTCGCCGAGAATTTCGATACATACACCAAGCATCTGAAACTCACCAAAGCACTGCTTATCGGCGGTGTGAGCTTCAAAGAACAGGATGCGCTTATCGACCGTGGTGTCGACGTTCTGATCGCAACGCCCGGCCGGCTTCTGGACCATTTCGAGCGGGGCAAACTGCTGTTGACGGGCGTGCAGATCATGGTCGTCGATGAAGCGGACCGAATGCTCGACATGGGGTTCATTCCGGACATCGAGCGCATTTTCAACCTGACCCCCTTTACCCGGCAGACGCTCTTTTTCTCGGCGACGATGGCGCCCGAGATCGAGCGGATCACCAACACCTTCCTGTCTGGCCCGGAGCGGATCGAGGTGGCCCGGCAAGCCACGACCAGCGAAACGATTGAGCAAGGCGTGGTTCTCTTCAAGGCGTCCCGCAAGGACCGCGAAGGCTCCGAGAAACGCAGACTTCTGCGTGCCTTGATCGACGCAGAAGGCGATGCGTGCACGAATGCGATCATCTTCTGCAATCGAAAAACGGATGTCGATATCGTTGCGAAATCACTGAAAAAGTATGGCTATGATGCGGCTCCGATCCATGGCGATCTGGATCAAAGCCAACGGATGAAAACACTGGATGGTTTCCGTGATGGCTCCCTCCGGTTTCTGGTCGCTTCGGATGTCGCGGCGCGCGGACTTGACGTGCCATCCGTCAGCCATGTGTTCAATTTCGACGTCCCCGGACATGCCGAAGATTACGTGCATCGCATCGGCCGAACCGGACGTGCCGGTCGCGATGGCAAGGCGGTGATGATCTGTGTGCCACGAGACGAAAAAAATCTCGACGACATCGAACGGCTCGTTCAGAAAGAGATCCCTCGGCTGGAAAACCCCGTGCAGGCCCGCCCTGAGAAAAAAGACGATAAACGGAAAAGAGATCCAGCCCGCGCAGCAGCGAATGATGCAGATGCACCGGACACCAGTGAGCGGAAATCACGTCGCGGGCGGTCTCGCGGCGAGGATGGCAGAACCAAGGTTGTCGGCATGGGAGACCACCTGCCAAGCTTCATTGCGTTGAGCTTCGAAGAGCGGCGCGCCAGCTAG
- a CDS encoding glycosyltransferase family 2 protein, with protein MIKWGLCATIKAPLSDVLSFVAYHLDQGAHRLYIYLDDADDETFRVLKAHPKVRPTLCDAAWWDKRGGRPVKHQVRQARNATHAYRRRAEVDWLTHIDVDEFLWPGRTVEDHLACLPDAVLCARLRPIEALAGDGTAFKAFLPAGPERDRVVDALYPTYGRYIKGGFLSHVAGKLFVRTGLPDIQWRIHNVFQGDAMNPGEKELTDVSLCHVHTKSWEDWIAAYRYRLAKGSYRSDLAPSRPREKGGRTLHELFSDIEAREGEAGLRAFFEEVCEDTADLHRRLDAYGLLRLCDLQLDAKRQRHFPEIT; from the coding sequence ATGATCAAATGGGGTCTTTGCGCCACGATAAAGGCACCGCTGTCTGATGTGCTCTCCTTTGTGGCCTACCATCTCGATCAGGGCGCCCATCGTTTGTATATCTACCTCGATGACGCGGATGATGAGACCTTCCGTGTGCTCAAGGCACATCCCAAGGTTCGCCCCACGCTTTGCGATGCAGCCTGGTGGGACAAACGCGGGGGACGCCCGGTCAAACATCAGGTGCGCCAGGCCCGCAACGCCACGCACGCCTATCGTCGCCGAGCGGAGGTAGACTGGCTCACCCATATCGATGTCGACGAATTCCTTTGGCCGGGCCGCACTGTCGAGGACCACCTCGCCTGCCTTCCCGATGCGGTCCTATGCGCCCGCCTTCGCCCGATCGAAGCGCTGGCTGGCGATGGCACGGCGTTCAAAGCCTTCCTGCCCGCCGGTCCGGAACGCGACCGTGTGGTCGACGCGCTCTATCCCACCTATGGCCGTTATATAAAAGGCGGCTTCCTCAGCCATGTCGCGGGCAAGCTTTTTGTGCGCACCGGCCTGCCTGATATTCAATGGCGCATTCACAACGTCTTTCAGGGCGATGCGATGAACCCAGGCGAAAAAGAACTGACGGACGTTTCACTGTGCCACGTCCATACCAAAAGCTGGGAAGACTGGATTGCCGCCTACAGGTATCGGCTGGCAAAAGGGTCCTACAGGTCCGATCTTGCGCCATCCCGGCCCCGCGAAAAAGGCGGACGCACCTTGCATGAACTCTTCAGCGATATCGAAGCGCGGGAGGGCGAAGCAGGACTGCGCGCGTTTTTCGAAGAGGTTTGCGAAGACACGGCAGATTTGCACCGCCGACTGGACGCATATGGTTTACTGCGGCTGTGCGATCTCCAACTTGACGCAAAACGGCAACGGCATTTTCCGGAAATCACGTGA
- a CDS encoding glycosyltransferase family 2 protein translates to MKEQEHIHIGVPPRVVEHDPTRLRWGVVSTVKASRHDIARFSAHHLALGAAEVHLFLDAPDRDTFAFLSRHPRITVTSCDDSYWQTAPDKARSSHQLRQAWNATQCYKVAGVHWLAHIDVDEFILSPTPVTHALAAVPDDVAAARLLPAEMLAQENPWSGPCHFKLPRPAGDRSKRALADIYPTYGPFLREGFLSHISGKVFARTGLRNIRLGIHAMKRRGLSAENEAVLDGLHVGHAHAPSWTVFERHAAFRLSKGSYRKKPNEGMMLSDILQLASEDKPDGVRHFFDEICAATPRLLDRLAAHDMLLTGTLDLDAKVAAEFGQVPQ, encoded by the coding sequence TTGAAAGAGCAGGAGCATATCCATATCGGAGTGCCTCCGCGCGTTGTTGAGCATGATCCGACCCGCCTGCGCTGGGGCGTCGTCTCTACCGTCAAGGCATCCCGCCACGACATTGCCCGCTTCTCAGCGCACCATCTCGCGCTAGGCGCCGCAGAGGTGCATCTTTTCCTGGACGCGCCGGATCGGGATACGTTCGCCTTTCTCTCCCGACATCCGCGCATTACGGTGACATCCTGCGATGACAGCTATTGGCAGACCGCACCAGACAAGGCGCGCAGCAGCCATCAGCTGCGTCAGGCCTGGAACGCCACCCAGTGTTACAAGGTGGCCGGTGTTCACTGGCTGGCCCACATCGATGTTGACGAATTCATCCTGTCGCCAACCCCGGTGACGCATGCCCTTGCAGCCGTGCCCGATGATGTCGCCGCTGCACGTCTTTTGCCTGCCGAAATGCTGGCGCAGGAAAACCCGTGGTCCGGACCGTGCCATTTCAAGCTCCCCCGTCCTGCCGGAGATCGCAGCAAACGCGCCCTGGCCGACATCTATCCCACCTACGGCCCCTTTCTGCGTGAAGGGTTTCTCAGCCATATCAGCGGCAAGGTGTTCGCGCGAACTGGGCTGCGCAACATCCGCTTGGGCATCCATGCCATGAAGCGCAGGGGCCTGTCGGCGGAGAACGAAGCGGTCCTTGACGGACTGCATGTCGGGCACGCCCATGCCCCGTCCTGGACCGTGTTCGAACGTCATGCGGCCTTCCGCCTCTCGAAGGGCTCATATCGAAAGAAACCGAATGAAGGCATGATGTTATCTGACATTCTTCAACTCGCATCCGAGGACAAGCCGGATGGGGTGCGCCATTTCTTTGACGAAATTTGTGCCGCGACGCCCCGGTTGCTGGATCGCCTTGCAGCACATGACATGCTTCTGACAGGAACCCTCGATCTCGACGCCAAGGTGGCCGCCGAATTCGGACAGGTTCCCCAATGA
- a CDS encoding peptide chain release factor 3 gives MLDAASNRPELPPEIARRRTFAIISHPDAGKTTLTEKFLLYGGAIQMAGQVRAKGEARRTRSDFMQMEKDRGISVSASAMSFDYNDFRFNLVDTPGHSDFSEDTYRTLTAVDAAIMVIDGAKGVESQTQKLFEVCRLRDLPILTFCNKMDRESRDVFEIIDEIQENLAIDVTPASWPIGQGRDFVGCYDILRDRLELMDRADRNKVAESIEIKGLDDPKLAEHVPANLLDQLKEELEMARELLPPLDPQALLDGTLTPIWFGSAINSFGVKELMDGIGSYGPEPQIQSAEPRQISPEETKVSGFVFKVQANMDPKHRDRVAFVRMASGHFKRGMKLTHVRSKKPMAISNPVLFLASDRELAEEAWAGDIIGIPNHGQLRIGDTLTEGEGLRVTGIPSFAPELLQGVRAGDPMKAKHLEKALMQFAEEGAAKVFKPSIGSGFVVGVVGQLQFEVLASRIELEYGLPVRFEASQFTSARWVSGDKQAVETFTNANKQHIAHDHDGDIVYLTRLQWDIDRVERDYPDVRLTATKEMMA, from the coding sequence ATGCTTGACGCCGCTTCCAACCGCCCCGAACTGCCGCCCGAAATCGCGCGGCGCCGGACCTTTGCCATCATCTCGCACCCAGATGCGGGCAAGACGACCCTGACAGAGAAGTTCCTGCTTTATGGTGGCGCGATCCAGATGGCCGGTCAGGTTCGTGCCAAGGGCGAAGCGCGGCGCACGCGCTCGGACTTCATGCAGATGGAGAAAGATCGCGGCATCTCTGTCTCTGCTTCGGCAATGTCTTTTGATTACAATGACTTCCGCTTCAACCTTGTGGACACACCTGGTCACTCCGACTTTTCCGAAGACACGTATCGCACGCTGACGGCGGTGGATGCAGCGATCATGGTGATCGACGGAGCCAAGGGCGTAGAAAGCCAGACGCAGAAACTGTTCGAGGTCTGCCGCCTGCGCGACCTGCCGATCCTGACCTTCTGCAACAAGATGGATCGGGAAAGCCGCGACGTCTTTGAGATAATTGACGAAATTCAGGAAAACCTCGCCATCGACGTCACACCGGCAAGCTGGCCCATCGGCCAGGGTCGTGACTTTGTGGGGTGTTACGACATCCTGCGCGACCGGCTGGAGCTGATGGACCGCGCAGACCGCAACAAGGTTGCGGAAAGCATTGAAATCAAAGGACTTGATGACCCCAAGCTGGCCGAACACGTGCCCGCCAACCTGCTCGACCAGCTCAAGGAAGAACTGGAGATGGCGCGTGAGCTTCTGCCGCCCCTCGACCCGCAGGCGCTTTTGGACGGCACGCTGACACCGATCTGGTTCGGGTCGGCCATTAATTCCTTTGGTGTGAAGGAGTTGATGGACGGTATCGGCTCCTACGGCCCCGAACCGCAGATCCAAAGCGCCGAGCCACGACAGATTTCCCCGGAAGAAACAAAGGTTTCTGGCTTTGTCTTCAAAGTGCAGGCCAATATGGACCCCAAGCACCGCGACCGCGTGGCCTTTGTGCGCATGGCATCCGGCCACTTCAAACGTGGCATGAAACTGACCCATGTGCGCTCGAAAAAACCCATGGCGATCTCGAACCCGGTCCTCTTCCTCGCCTCCGACCGCGAGCTTGCAGAGGAAGCCTGGGCCGGCGACATCATTGGCATTCCCAATCACGGACAACTGCGCATCGGCGACACGTTGACCGAAGGCGAAGGATTGCGTGTAACAGGCATCCCCAGCTTCGCGCCTGAGCTTTTGCAAGGCGTGCGCGCGGGCGACCCGATGAAAGCCAAACATCTGGAAAAGGCGCTGATGCAGTTTGCCGAGGAAGGCGCCGCCAAGGTCTTCAAGCCTTCCATTGGATCTGGCTTTGTCGTGGGTGTTGTGGGTCAGCTACAATTCGAGGTGCTGGCCAGCCGGATCGAGCTTGAATATGGCCTTCCCGTCCGGTTCGAAGCGTCGCAATTTACCTCTGCCCGCTGGGTGAGCGGGGACAAGCAGGCGGTGGAAACATTCACCAACGCCAACAAACAGCACATTGCCCACGATCATGACGGCGACATCGTATACCTCACGCGTCTGCAATGGGATATCGACCGGGTCGAGCGGGATTATCCTGATGTCCGGCTGACCGCGACCAAGGAAATGATGGCCTAA
- a CDS encoding nuclear transport factor 2 family protein: protein MNLKEIAEELVAGCREGRDGENLDKLYAADAVSVEAQDNGQGREVAGLDGLKGKHEWWTNAMEVSKFEVTGPMLHGDDRFAVIFTVAGKEKESGRTFDMQEVGLYHVADGKIVREEFFY from the coding sequence ATGAACCTCAAGGAAATTGCGGAAGAGCTGGTGGCCGGCTGTCGCGAAGGGCGCGACGGGGAGAATCTCGACAAGCTTTATGCAGCCGATGCTGTGTCGGTGGAGGCGCAGGATAACGGCCAGGGTCGGGAGGTTGCCGGGCTTGACGGCCTGAAAGGCAAGCACGAATGGTGGACCAATGCGATGGAGGTCAGCAAGTTCGAGGTTACCGGTCCTATGCTGCATGGAGATGACCGGTTCGCGGTGATCTTTACCGTCGCTGGTAAGGAGAAAGAGAGCGGACGGACTTTCGACATGCAGGAAGTGGGCCTCTACCACGTCGCGGACGGCAAGATCGTCAGGGAAGAGTTTTTCTATTAA
- a CDS encoding universal stress protein, which translates to MPDTPHPILIASDMSHRSDRAMERAFALGRDRGAEVVVLSVLDDAMPADLLDTLQSRAVSALERYAGSLGNEVNYSIRTELGDPTADILRAVEELDPQLLVMGMHRPRPFLDALRETTMQRIVRRTSCPVLLVADRCDHGYDKILAACDFSPAATSAIAVAHDLAPKATIRPVHALHVPYGGMLAKAPGARQDLEKPFRREAQQNDASWRMHNDLDHLEATEIIDGPAYSTIRTLADRDQIDLVCVGAHGRVGAAPAILGSLASDLMRDPPCDLLIARPAH; encoded by the coding sequence ATGCCCGACACCCCCCACCCCATCCTGATTGCCAGCGACATGTCCCACCGCTCAGACCGGGCTATGGAACGCGCCTTTGCCCTGGGCCGGGACCGTGGGGCCGAGGTGGTCGTGCTCAGCGTTCTGGACGATGCGATGCCGGCCGATCTGCTCGACACCCTGCAAAGCCGCGCGGTCAGCGCGCTGGAGCGTTATGCCGGCTCCCTCGGCAACGAAGTCAACTACAGCATCAGGACAGAGCTTGGCGATCCGACCGCGGACATCCTGCGCGCTGTGGAAGAGCTGGATCCCCAGCTTCTCGTCATGGGCATGCACCGCCCGCGTCCGTTCCTGGACGCCCTGCGGGAGACCACGATGCAGCGCATCGTCCGGCGCACCAGTTGTCCGGTTCTGCTGGTCGCCGACCGCTGCGATCATGGTTATGACAAGATCCTGGCTGCCTGTGATTTCTCTCCCGCCGCCACCAGTGCCATCGCGGTCGCCCATGACCTCGCTCCGAAGGCGACGATCCGCCCGGTCCATGCGCTGCATGTTCCCTATGGCGGCATGTTGGCCAAAGCGCCCGGCGCCCGGCAGGATCTTGAAAAACCGTTCCGGCGTGAAGCGCAACAGAACGATGCAAGCTGGCGGATGCACAACGATCTCGACCACCTTGAAGCGACCGAGATCATCGACGGCCCCGCCTACAGCACCATCCGCACCCTCGCCGACCGTGACCAGATCGACCTGGTCTGCGTCGGGGCTCATGGTCGTGTGGGGGCTGCGCCCGCCATCCTCGGCTCGCTGGCATCCGATCTGATGCGCGATCCGCCCTGCGATCTTCTGATCGCGCGGCCCGCACATTAG